The proteins below are encoded in one region of Macaca nemestrina isolate mMacNem1 chromosome 10, mMacNem.hap1, whole genome shotgun sequence:
- the LOC105493420 gene encoding cell cycle checkpoint control protein RAD9B isoform X4, translated as MLKCVMSGSQVKVFGKAVQALSRISDELWLDPSKKGLALRCVNSSRSAYGCVLFSPVFFQHYQWSALVKMSENELDTTLNLKCKLGMKSILPIFRCLNSLERNIEKCKIFTRSDKCKVVIQFFYRHGIKRTHNICFQESQPLQVIFDKNVCTNTLMIQPRLLADAIVLFTSSQEEVTLAVTPLNFCLKSSNEESMDLSNAVYSEMFVGSDEFDFFQIGMDTEITFCFKELKGILTFSEATHAPISIYFDFPGKPLALSIDDMLVEANFILATLADESSRASSPQSLCLSQKQKRSDLIKKKAGKNITGQALECISRKAAPRRLYPKETLTNISALENCGSPAMKRANGDVSEVSENSVSNTEEVPGSLCLRKLH; from the exons ATGCTGAAGTGCGTGATGAGCGGCAGTCAGGTGAAAG tatTTGGGAAAGCAGTTCAAGCTCTATCACGAATTAGTGACGAGCTCTGGCTAGACCCATCTAAAAAAGGT cTTGCTCTacgatgtgtgaattcttctcggTCAGCATATGGATGTGTCCTGTTCTCTCCTGTGTTTTTTCAACATTATCAATGGTCAGCTTTAGTGAAAATGAGTGAAAATGAACTTGACACAACActgaatttaaaatgcaaattaggaATGAAG TCAATTTTGCCCATCTTTAGATGTCTGAATTCCCTTGAAAGAAATATAGAGAAGTGCAAAATATTCACCAGATCTGACAAATGCAAAGTAGTTATTCAATTCTTCTACAGACATG gtATTAAAAGGACTCATAATATATGTTTTCAAGAAAGTCAGCCTTTGCAAGTTATTTTTGACAAGAATGTTTGTACTAATACACTAATGATTCAACCAAG ATTGCTTGCTGATGCCATTGTTCTTTTTACATCAAGTCAAGAGGAAGTTACTCTTGCTGTTACTCCACTGAATTTTTGCCTCAAGAGTTCTAATGAGGAATCAATGG ATTTGAGCAATGCTGTGTACAGTGAGATGTTTGTTGGCTCAGATGAGTTTGACTTCTTTCAAATTGGAATGGACACTGAGATAACGTTTTGTTTCAAAGAATTGAAG ggaATACTGACATTTTCAGAAGCTACACATGCTCCTATATCCATTTATTTTGACTTTCCTGGGAA ACCTCTGGCTTTAAGTATTGATGATATGTTAGTGGAAGCTAACTTTATTTTGGCCACATTAGCTGATGAGTCAAGTAGAGCATCTTCACCACAGTCCCTGTGTctttcacagaaacaaaaaag GTCAGATCTGATTAAGAAAAAGGCTGGCAAAAATATAACCGGCCAGGCCCTGGAATGTATTTCAAGAAAAGCAGCACCAAGAAGGCTTTATCCTAAGGAGACTCTCACAAACATCTCTGCATTGGAAAACTGTGGAAGCCCTGCAATGAAAAGAGCGAATGGAGATGTCAGTGAAGTATcagaaaacagtgtcagcaacaCAGAGGAAGTGCCAGGGTCTCTGTGTCtcagaaag CTGCATTAA
- the LOC105493420 gene encoding cell cycle checkpoint control protein RAD9B isoform X5 encodes MSENELDTTLNLKCKLGMKSILPIFRCLNSLERNIEKCKIFTRSDKCKVVIQFFYRHGIKRTHNICFQESQPLQVIFDKNVCTNTLMIQPRLLADAIVLFTSSQEEVTLAVTPLNFCLKSSNEESMDLSNAVYSEMFVGSDEFDFFQIGMDTEITFCFKELKGILTFSEATHAPISIYFDFPGKPLALSIDDMLVEANFILATLADESSRASSPQSLCLSQKQKRSDLIKKKAGKNITGQALECISRKAAPRRLYPKETLTNISALENCGSPAMKRANGDVSEVSENSVSNTEEVPGSLCLRKFSCMFFGAVSSDQQEHFNHPFDSLARASDSEEDMNNGSFSIF; translated from the exons ATGAGTGAAAATGAACTTGACACAACActgaatttaaaatgcaaattaggaATGAAG TCAATTTTGCCCATCTTTAGATGTCTGAATTCCCTTGAAAGAAATATAGAGAAGTGCAAAATATTCACCAGATCTGACAAATGCAAAGTAGTTATTCAATTCTTCTACAGACATG gtATTAAAAGGACTCATAATATATGTTTTCAAGAAAGTCAGCCTTTGCAAGTTATTTTTGACAAGAATGTTTGTACTAATACACTAATGATTCAACCAAG ATTGCTTGCTGATGCCATTGTTCTTTTTACATCAAGTCAAGAGGAAGTTACTCTTGCTGTTACTCCACTGAATTTTTGCCTCAAGAGTTCTAATGAGGAATCAATGG ATTTGAGCAATGCTGTGTACAGTGAGATGTTTGTTGGCTCAGATGAGTTTGACTTCTTTCAAATTGGAATGGACACTGAGATAACGTTTTGTTTCAAAGAATTGAAG ggaATACTGACATTTTCAGAAGCTACACATGCTCCTATATCCATTTATTTTGACTTTCCTGGGAA ACCTCTGGCTTTAAGTATTGATGATATGTTAGTGGAAGCTAACTTTATTTTGGCCACATTAGCTGATGAGTCAAGTAGAGCATCTTCACCACAGTCCCTGTGTctttcacagaaacaaaaaag GTCAGATCTGATTAAGAAAAAGGCTGGCAAAAATATAACCGGCCAGGCCCTGGAATGTATTTCAAGAAAAGCAGCACCAAGAAGGCTTTATCCTAAGGAGACTCTCACAAACATCTCTGCATTGGAAAACTGTGGAAGCCCTGCAATGAAAAGAGCGAATGGAGATGTCAGTGAAGTATcagaaaacagtgtcagcaacaCAGAGGAAGTGCCAGGGTCTCTGTGTCtcagaaag tTTTCTTGCATGTTCTTTGGAGCAGTTTCTTCTGACCAGCAAGAACACTTCAACCACCCTTTCGACAGTCTGGCAAGAGCAAGTGACAGTGAAGAGGACATGAATAATGGCAGTTTCTCTATATTCTAA
- the LOC105493420 gene encoding cell cycle checkpoint control protein RAD9B isoform X2: MLKCVMSGSQVKVFGKAVQALSRISDELWLDPSKKGLALRCVNSSRSAYGCVLFSPVFFQHYQWSALVKMSENELDTTLNLKCKLGMKSILPIFRCLNSLERNIEKCKIFTRSDKCKVVIQFFYRHGIKRTHNICFQESQPLQVIFDKNVCTNTLMIQPRLLADAIVLFTSSQEEVTLAVTPLNFCLKSSNEESMDLSNAVYSEMFVGSDEFDFFQIGMDTEITFCFKELKGILTFSEATHAPISIYFDFPGKPLALSIDDMLVEANFILATLADESSRASSPQSLCLSQKQKRSDLIKKKAGKNITGQALECISRKAAPRRLYPKETLTNISALENCGSPAMKRANGDVSEVSENSVSNTEEVPGSLCLRKCDAEKNLMEVMPNISVLSDIEQYPPLLRQPEFGVE; encoded by the exons ATGCTGAAGTGCGTGATGAGCGGCAGTCAGGTGAAAG tatTTGGGAAAGCAGTTCAAGCTCTATCACGAATTAGTGACGAGCTCTGGCTAGACCCATCTAAAAAAGGT cTTGCTCTacgatgtgtgaattcttctcggTCAGCATATGGATGTGTCCTGTTCTCTCCTGTGTTTTTTCAACATTATCAATGGTCAGCTTTAGTGAAAATGAGTGAAAATGAACTTGACACAACActgaatttaaaatgcaaattaggaATGAAG TCAATTTTGCCCATCTTTAGATGTCTGAATTCCCTTGAAAGAAATATAGAGAAGTGCAAAATATTCACCAGATCTGACAAATGCAAAGTAGTTATTCAATTCTTCTACAGACATG gtATTAAAAGGACTCATAATATATGTTTTCAAGAAAGTCAGCCTTTGCAAGTTATTTTTGACAAGAATGTTTGTACTAATACACTAATGATTCAACCAAG ATTGCTTGCTGATGCCATTGTTCTTTTTACATCAAGTCAAGAGGAAGTTACTCTTGCTGTTACTCCACTGAATTTTTGCCTCAAGAGTTCTAATGAGGAATCAATGG ATTTGAGCAATGCTGTGTACAGTGAGATGTTTGTTGGCTCAGATGAGTTTGACTTCTTTCAAATTGGAATGGACACTGAGATAACGTTTTGTTTCAAAGAATTGAAG ggaATACTGACATTTTCAGAAGCTACACATGCTCCTATATCCATTTATTTTGACTTTCCTGGGAA ACCTCTGGCTTTAAGTATTGATGATATGTTAGTGGAAGCTAACTTTATTTTGGCCACATTAGCTGATGAGTCAAGTAGAGCATCTTCACCACAGTCCCTGTGTctttcacagaaacaaaaaag GTCAGATCTGATTAAGAAAAAGGCTGGCAAAAATATAACCGGCCAGGCCCTGGAATGTATTTCAAGAAAAGCAGCACCAAGAAGGCTTTATCCTAAGGAGACTCTCACAAACATCTCTGCATTGGAAAACTGTGGAAGCCCTGCAATGAAAAGAGCGAATGGAGATGTCAGTGAAGTATcagaaaacagtgtcagcaacaCAGAGGAAGTGCCAGGGTCTCTGTGTCtcagaaag
- the LOC105493420 gene encoding cell cycle checkpoint control protein RAD9B isoform X1: MLKCVMSGSQVKVFGKAVQALSRISDELWLDPSKKGLALRCVNSSRSAYGCVLFSPVFFQHYQWSALVKMSENELDTTLNLKCKLGMKSILPIFRCLNSLERNIEKCKIFTRSDKCKVVIQFFYRHGIKRTHNICFQESQPLQVIFDKNVCTNTLMIQPRLLADAIVLFTSSQEEVTLAVTPLNFCLKSSNEESMDLSNAVYSEMFVGSDEFDFFQIGMDTEITFCFKELKGILTFSEATHAPISIYFDFPGKPLALSIDDMLVEANFILATLADESSRASSPQSLCLSQKQKRSDLIKKKAGKNITGQALECISRKAAPRRLYPKETLTNISALENCGSPAMKRANGDVSEVSENSVSNTEEVPGSLCLRKFSCMFFGAVSSDQQEHFNHPFDSLARASDSEEDMNNGSFSIF, from the exons ATGCTGAAGTGCGTGATGAGCGGCAGTCAGGTGAAAG tatTTGGGAAAGCAGTTCAAGCTCTATCACGAATTAGTGACGAGCTCTGGCTAGACCCATCTAAAAAAGGT cTTGCTCTacgatgtgtgaattcttctcggTCAGCATATGGATGTGTCCTGTTCTCTCCTGTGTTTTTTCAACATTATCAATGGTCAGCTTTAGTGAAAATGAGTGAAAATGAACTTGACACAACActgaatttaaaatgcaaattaggaATGAAG TCAATTTTGCCCATCTTTAGATGTCTGAATTCCCTTGAAAGAAATATAGAGAAGTGCAAAATATTCACCAGATCTGACAAATGCAAAGTAGTTATTCAATTCTTCTACAGACATG gtATTAAAAGGACTCATAATATATGTTTTCAAGAAAGTCAGCCTTTGCAAGTTATTTTTGACAAGAATGTTTGTACTAATACACTAATGATTCAACCAAG ATTGCTTGCTGATGCCATTGTTCTTTTTACATCAAGTCAAGAGGAAGTTACTCTTGCTGTTACTCCACTGAATTTTTGCCTCAAGAGTTCTAATGAGGAATCAATGG ATTTGAGCAATGCTGTGTACAGTGAGATGTTTGTTGGCTCAGATGAGTTTGACTTCTTTCAAATTGGAATGGACACTGAGATAACGTTTTGTTTCAAAGAATTGAAG ggaATACTGACATTTTCAGAAGCTACACATGCTCCTATATCCATTTATTTTGACTTTCCTGGGAA ACCTCTGGCTTTAAGTATTGATGATATGTTAGTGGAAGCTAACTTTATTTTGGCCACATTAGCTGATGAGTCAAGTAGAGCATCTTCACCACAGTCCCTGTGTctttcacagaaacaaaaaag GTCAGATCTGATTAAGAAAAAGGCTGGCAAAAATATAACCGGCCAGGCCCTGGAATGTATTTCAAGAAAAGCAGCACCAAGAAGGCTTTATCCTAAGGAGACTCTCACAAACATCTCTGCATTGGAAAACTGTGGAAGCCCTGCAATGAAAAGAGCGAATGGAGATGTCAGTGAAGTATcagaaaacagtgtcagcaacaCAGAGGAAGTGCCAGGGTCTCTGTGTCtcagaaag tTTTCTTGCATGTTCTTTGGAGCAGTTTCTTCTGACCAGCAAGAACACTTCAACCACCCTTTCGACAGTCTGGCAAGAGCAAGTGACAGTGAAGAGGACATGAATAATGGCAGTTTCTCTATATTCTAA
- the LOC105493420 gene encoding cell cycle checkpoint control protein RAD9B isoform X6, producing the protein MDLSNAVYSEMFVGSDEFDFFQIGMDTEITFCFKELKGILTFSEATHAPISIYFDFPGKPLALSIDDMLVEANFILATLADESSRASSPQSLCLSQKQKRSDLIKKKAGKNITGQALECISRKAAPRRLYPKETLTNISALENCGSPAMKRANGDVSEVSENSVSNTEEVPGSLCLRKFSCMFFGAVSSDQQEHFNHPFDSLARASDSEEDMNNGSFSIF; encoded by the exons ATGG ATTTGAGCAATGCTGTGTACAGTGAGATGTTTGTTGGCTCAGATGAGTTTGACTTCTTTCAAATTGGAATGGACACTGAGATAACGTTTTGTTTCAAAGAATTGAAG ggaATACTGACATTTTCAGAAGCTACACATGCTCCTATATCCATTTATTTTGACTTTCCTGGGAA ACCTCTGGCTTTAAGTATTGATGATATGTTAGTGGAAGCTAACTTTATTTTGGCCACATTAGCTGATGAGTCAAGTAGAGCATCTTCACCACAGTCCCTGTGTctttcacagaaacaaaaaag GTCAGATCTGATTAAGAAAAAGGCTGGCAAAAATATAACCGGCCAGGCCCTGGAATGTATTTCAAGAAAAGCAGCACCAAGAAGGCTTTATCCTAAGGAGACTCTCACAAACATCTCTGCATTGGAAAACTGTGGAAGCCCTGCAATGAAAAGAGCGAATGGAGATGTCAGTGAAGTATcagaaaacagtgtcagcaacaCAGAGGAAGTGCCAGGGTCTCTGTGTCtcagaaag tTTTCTTGCATGTTCTTTGGAGCAGTTTCTTCTGACCAGCAAGAACACTTCAACCACCCTTTCGACAGTCTGGCAAGAGCAAGTGACAGTGAAGAGGACATGAATAATGGCAGTTTCTCTATATTCTAA
- the LOC105493420 gene encoding cell cycle checkpoint control protein RAD9B isoform X3 translates to MLKCVMSGSQVKVFGKAVQALSRISDELWLDPSKKGLALRCVNSSRSAYGCVLFSPVFFQHYQWSALVKMSENELDTTLNLKCKLGMKSILPIFRCLNSLERNIEKCKIFTRSDKCKVVIQFFYRHGIKRTHNICFQESQPLQVIFDKNVCTNTLMIQPRLLADAIVLFTSSQEEVTLAVTPLNFCLKSSNEESMDLSNAVYSEMFVGSDEFDFFQIGMDTEITFCFKELKGILTFSEATHAPISIYFDFPGKPLALSIDDMLVEANFILATLADESSRASSPQSLCLSQKQKRSDLIKKKAGKNITGQALECISRKAAPRRLYPKETLTNISALENCGSPAMKRANGDVSEVSENSVSNTEEVPGSLCLRKGKSEASLNYRLKKSLIEKSLIYRISIENS, encoded by the exons ATGCTGAAGTGCGTGATGAGCGGCAGTCAGGTGAAAG tatTTGGGAAAGCAGTTCAAGCTCTATCACGAATTAGTGACGAGCTCTGGCTAGACCCATCTAAAAAAGGT cTTGCTCTacgatgtgtgaattcttctcggTCAGCATATGGATGTGTCCTGTTCTCTCCTGTGTTTTTTCAACATTATCAATGGTCAGCTTTAGTGAAAATGAGTGAAAATGAACTTGACACAACActgaatttaaaatgcaaattaggaATGAAG TCAATTTTGCCCATCTTTAGATGTCTGAATTCCCTTGAAAGAAATATAGAGAAGTGCAAAATATTCACCAGATCTGACAAATGCAAAGTAGTTATTCAATTCTTCTACAGACATG gtATTAAAAGGACTCATAATATATGTTTTCAAGAAAGTCAGCCTTTGCAAGTTATTTTTGACAAGAATGTTTGTACTAATACACTAATGATTCAACCAAG ATTGCTTGCTGATGCCATTGTTCTTTTTACATCAAGTCAAGAGGAAGTTACTCTTGCTGTTACTCCACTGAATTTTTGCCTCAAGAGTTCTAATGAGGAATCAATGG ATTTGAGCAATGCTGTGTACAGTGAGATGTTTGTTGGCTCAGATGAGTTTGACTTCTTTCAAATTGGAATGGACACTGAGATAACGTTTTGTTTCAAAGAATTGAAG ggaATACTGACATTTTCAGAAGCTACACATGCTCCTATATCCATTTATTTTGACTTTCCTGGGAA ACCTCTGGCTTTAAGTATTGATGATATGTTAGTGGAAGCTAACTTTATTTTGGCCACATTAGCTGATGAGTCAAGTAGAGCATCTTCACCACAGTCCCTGTGTctttcacagaaacaaaaaag GTCAGATCTGATTAAGAAAAAGGCTGGCAAAAATATAACCGGCCAGGCCCTGGAATGTATTTCAAGAAAAGCAGCACCAAGAAGGCTTTATCCTAAGGAGACTCTCACAAACATCTCTGCATTGGAAAACTGTGGAAGCCCTGCAATGAAAAGAGCGAATGGAGATGTCAGTGAAGTATcagaaaacagtgtcagcaacaCAGAGGAAGTGCCAGGGTCTCTGTGTCtcagaaag GGGAAAAGTGAAGCTAGTCTGAATTATAGACTGAAGAAAAGTCTGATAGAGAAAAGTCTGATTTACAGAATATCAATAGAAAATAGTTAA